Proteins encoded within one genomic window of Spiribacter curvatus:
- the rplK gene encoding 50S ribosomal protein L11: MARKVEAYIKLQVPAGAAKPSPPVGPALGQHGLNIMEFCKAFNAQTQDMEQGLPTPVVITVYSDRSFTFVTKTPPAAVLLKKAAGIKSGSGTPHTTKVGTVNREQLEEIAQTKWPDLNAAGMEAAVKTIAGSARSMGLNVEGV; this comes from the coding sequence ATGGCGAGAAAAGTCGAAGCCTACATCAAGCTGCAGGTCCCCGCCGGGGCCGCCAAGCCGAGCCCGCCGGTGGGCCCGGCGCTGGGTCAGCATGGCCTGAACATCATGGAGTTCTGCAAGGCGTTCAACGCGCAGACCCAGGACATGGAGCAGGGTCTGCCGACCCCGGTGGTGATCACCGTCTATTCGGACCGCAGCTTTACGTTCGTCACGAAGACACCCCCGGCCGCCGTCCTCCTCAAAAAGGCCGCGGGCATCAAGTCGGGCAGCGGCACGCCGCACACCACCAAGGTGGGCACGGTGAATCGTGAGCAGCTCGAGGAGATCGCGCAGACCAAGTGGCCCGATCTCAATGCCGCTGGTATGGAAGCGGCGGTCAAGACGATCGCTGGCTCCGCCCGCAGCATGGGCCTGAACGTGGAGGGGGTGTAG